The sequence GCGTTGTTCACGCCCGTGTAACCGACGCGGATCAGCTCGTCAAAGAGCCGCAGCAGGACCACGACGCCGCCGGTCTGCCTGTCATCCCAGAACACGTCCTCCGGATTGGCATATCGGTTCCACGGAGACAGGCCGGGTTCGTGGCCTCGTTTAGCCGCCAGCAGGTCTGCCCAATGCCCGGCGGTGTCGAGCCATTCGCGGTTGCCGGTGATCTGGTAGCCGCGGACCAGACCGAGGCCGAACAGGGCAACGAGGTCGAGCTGGATCATGCCTTGCGGGTTGCATTCGCCGTAGGGGGTGCCCTGGTTGGGCACACTGATCAGGAACCTCGGCCAGGGGTGATCGTCAGTCGTCTGACAATGGTTCAACAGCACGTCGGCGATCATGCTGATCTGGGCAATCGCGGACGGGTCGCCGCTGTAGCGGTAGTAATCCACCCATCCGATCATGGCATATGCCCCGCGCTGAGCCAGGTCGCCGTTGCCCCAGTCCTCCAGCTTGCGCGGCCTGATTGTGCCGTCCGGCTTGATCTCCCAACGGCCGTTGTAAATGTAGTCCGGCGCCGGCAGGCCGGTCTTGGGATTCGTCGCCCACGGATAGCGTTTCAGCGTTTCGGCGGCGACGCGCACCCGGAAATCGCACTGACCGTTGAGGCCCTTGTACCACGGAGCGATCACGCCATGGCGATCCTCGACGGCATCATGTGCGAAGTATCGCGGCTGCGTTCGCTGCGCCGACGCCCAGGCGGGGAATACGAGGCAAAATAGAAGTGGTAGGGATATAACCGCCTTCGCAGATGCTTCTTGAGAGTGCTTCATGCAGTGCTCTCCCTGCGCTTCGGCTTGGGACGTCGCGCCGTACAACACCTGCGGAGGCGACATCCGGCATATCGTACAGCCAGGGCTTGGAGCCTGTCACGCCGAGCCGGACAGCCGTCAGGTTTTGTCCACGAAAGCCGCGAGGCTATACTGATTCAGAGTCTGGTTCACCTGGTGTATAGGAGCCGACCTGACGTGATGCCGTATCAGCCGCCATTGCCGCCTCAATATACCGACCTCTCGATCGAGGAGATGTGCGAGCGGATCCGGGCGCACAAGCAGGCCTTCGGCCGGCGTCTGGTGATTCTCGGCCATCATTATCAGCAGGACGACGTGATTCAGTTCGCCGATTTCACTGGCGACAGCCTCAAGCTCAGCCGGCAGGCCTCGCAGCAGAAGGACGCCGAGTTCATCGTCTTCTGCGGCGTGCATTTCATGGCCGAGTCAGCGGACATTCTGTCGGAAGGCCGGGTGGCTGTGATTCTTCCCGACCTGACCGCCGGGTGCAGTATGGCGGACATGGCAGCGCTGGAGCAGGTCGAGGACGCGTGGCAGCGTTTGACTGCGGCGACGGACGCAAAGGTCATCCCCATCACGTACGTGAACAGCTCGGCGGCGATCAAGGCGTTCTGCGGACAACATGACGGAGCCTGTTGCACCAGTTCCAATGCTCGCAAGGTGCTCGAATATGCGTTGACGCAGGGCGACAAGGTCCTTTTCCTGCCGGACCAGCATCTCGGCCGCAACACGGCGTACGCGATGGGGCATCCACTCGATTCAATGGTTCTTTACGATCCGGTCCTGGACGCCGGGGGCCTGACCGACGAGCAGATCCGCAATGCCCGCTTCCTGTTGTGGAACGGCTACTGCAGCGTGCACCAGGTGTTCACGCCGCAGCAGTGCGAGCGTGTTCGGGCAGCCGATCCGGCCTGCAAGATCATCGTCCATCCGGAGTGCCCGTGGGAAGTGGTGCAGCGGGCGGACCTGGCCGGAAGCACCGAATACATCATCAAGATCATTACCGAGGCCCCCGAGGGCTCGCACTGGGCGGTAGGCACGGAGATCAACCTGGTTAACCGCGTGGCCAACCGCTATGCCGGTCGCAAGCTGGTGCGGTCGCTGGCCGACGTACAATGTCTGTGTTCGACCATGTATCGCATCGATCTGCCGCACCTGTTGTGGAGCCTCGACGAGCTGGCCACCGGCCGCGTGGTCAATCAGATTCGGGTCGATGAGCAGACCCGCCATTTCGCCCGAGTCGCCCTTCAGCGTATGCTCGACAACGTCAGCGCCACGCCGATGGCGGCGAAATAGTGGGGACGGGGGATTGGAGGCTGGGGACTGGAGATGAGCAATCGATCGCAGGGCGTGATGTTCCCTTGTCCGTTGGCTGTGATCATCATATCAACTGCCATGTTGCTCGCGGTGGCGTCGGCATTCGGCGAGTCGCCCGCAAGAGTCAATGTATCCACGTTCTACCATGCCCAGGCAAGAGCCAACGCCCAGACAAACGGCCAACGATACGATTGGGCCCGCAAGCAGGTTGATGAGGCGATTGCGGCGGCCGAGCCGTGGCTCAAGACGCCCGATGACGAGTTGTGGCGGATGATCGTGCCGCCAAAGCTCAAGCGGGCGATTATGGTCAACGTCAACCAGGGTTGCCCGAAATGCGGCATGGGCATCTATGGTGACCGCGGACCGCATCCGTATCCCTGGCTGGCGTGGGTCGAAGGCCATCCGTGGAAAGTACAGTGCCCTAACTGCAAAGAGCTGTTTCCGAAGAACGACTTCGGGGCGTTTTACGAAAGTGGAATTGATCCTGAAACAGGCTTGTTCGATCCGGCGCGGGCTGACCGCAAGCTGCTGTTCAACGCGGAGCATGCTGATCCGAGGGATCCGCAGCACTTGTACGCCGTCGATGACGGTAGCGGCTGGCAGCGCTTTCCCGGTGGCCTGAAGGAGCGGGACTGGTACATCGGCTATCATGCTTACTTCGGGCGCAGCGGCCGGGTGGCGTCGGCGATCCGCTCGCTGGCCACGGGCTACGCTCTCACCGGCCGGCCGATCTACGCGCACAAGGCGACCATCCTGCTCGACCGCCTGGCTGATGTGTTCCCCGACTACGACGGCAAGCGGGAGCAGTTCTACAACAACGTTTGGGGCGAGTATTCGGACGGCTTGCTGGGGCCGAACTACTGGGATGGCGGCATGTGGGCTCAGCGGGCGATCGATTATGACATGATTCGTGAGGGCATCGGCCAGGCGCCTGAGACGCTCACGTTCCTGGGCGAGAAGGCCCGCCAGTTCAAGGTGCCGATGCCCAAGACCAGTGTCGAAGACATCCGCCGCAACATCGAGCAGCGCATCCTTATCGACGGCGGCCGCCGCCGCGAACGTATCTGGATGAACGGCACGATCACCGAAATGTGCCGGCTCAAGGTTGAGCTGGTGCTCAACGGACGTGACGCGCTGAAGGAACTGGTCGGCAAGTACATGCCCGCCATCGTACCGCCTGAGCACCTCAATGCGGACGGTTCGGGGAATGAGCGTTCCACCGGCTATGACGCCGGTGCTTTTGGCCAATACTGCAGCCTGATCGAAGAACTGGCGGCGATGGACAAAGACGTCGTACGCGCTGCCCTGGAGAGTCACCCGAATCTCCGCGCTGCCTTCGATTTCTGGCCCGACATCTGGTGTCTGGAGAAGTACATCCCCCAGATCGGCGACGTGGGCGAACCCGGCGCGACCAGCGGGCCGCGCGGCTCGGCGGGTGCCTACCTGGTGCTTTTCGATCTGACTGGCAACGCCAGGTATGCCCAGGCGGCCATGCGCATCGCAAACGGTGACGCCTCCGCGCTTCCTCGCAACATCTACGCCGCAGAGCCCGAGGAATTGGTTCAGCGGGCGATCGAGGCTGACAAAACATCCGGGCCGTGGCACACGCCCAGCATCGTCAAGCGGGACTATCAACTTGGCATTTTGCGCAGCGGCCTCGGTCCGGACGAGCAAGCGCTATGGCTGTTTTACTCCCCCAAGGCCGGAACCAGCAGCCATTCGCACTTCGACGCGCTGAACATAGGTTTGTTCGCCTTTGGCCTTCCACTGATCTGCGAACAGGGTTACCCGCTCTACACCGGCGACTGGCCGGCCCGCTGGGCGTGGACCAGCAACACCCGCAGTCATGCGACCGTCAGCGTGGACAACCGCTGCCAGCGTCATAGCGACGGCGGCAAGCTCTTGGCCTTTGCCGGAGACAACGGCGTGCAACTCATCTCGGCCGAGGCCCCGACGGCTTATGAGAATGTTGCGGTCTATCGCAGGACGCTGGTCGCGGCGGAACTTGGTGCCGGATGTGTCTGCTACCTGGACGTCTTCCGCATTAAGGGCGGCCGTGAACATACGTACAACCTGCCGCTGTTCTACGGCAATCTGCGCGTTCAGGGACTCACGATGATACCGCACGACGATCTGCACGACGGCTATGTGAGCCAGGTGCAGGCTTCGCCGGCCGAGTCGCCGTGGCAAGCCGAAGCAGATCTCTGCGAGGAATACGAAGGGCTGGTCCGTGCGCACATGCGCATTCACGGTCCAGCCGCTGACATGACGATCCTGACCGGCCGGGGGGAGGCGCGTTGGGGCAAGGATGATCCGCGGCGACTGCCATACCTGTTCTTGCGTCACCAGACGAACGCTCGCGAACTCGATAGCTGCTTTGCTCTCGTTTACGAGCCGTATCGCGAGCGGCCGTTCATCGATGAAGGCAGCGTGGTCATACGACCGGAGGCACAGGCCGTTCATTTCGAGGCCCGGCTGGCCGACGGGTCAGGTTCGTTCCGACTGACCTGTCGGGACATGGGCGATTCGCCGGTGACGGCGGAGGGCACACGCACGCTGGCGGGCAAGTCGCAAGACGTCAAGCTCTCGGGAATCATCTCAACTCTGCCGTCGCGCTGAGCCAATTTAATGGTTCCGCATTCTGAAAGTAGGGTCTTTCTCAATAACGCTATGCGCAGGGGCAAGAAGTGGAACCTGATCCTCTTCGATACGGTCAAACTGGGCAGGCTGAACTGAGCGGCCGGATGGAATGAATATCGCGAAGGTGAGCGCCAGGTGAACCGACGCTCACAGTTGTCTGCATCTTGATCGCCTCGGTTTCGATGCTCACCGTCTGTCGCAAGCTGCTGCACCTCTGCAAAGGTGACACGCCTTATTATAGCAAGTGCGGCTACAACTTGACGGACCTGACGTCTCCGCGATGTCCCGAGTGTGGAGGTCTTCCATCCGAGGTGCCCGTGGTGCGAGGGGAGTTGGCCATAGGGCGGTCCCTGCGCATATGGCTGGTCGTCGGGATGCTGTTGATGCTGGTTATCGGCGTCGCCGCTGCCATCGTATGGTGATCAGACCCAGCATCTCGCGGTTACGACCGTGCGATGAGTGAGAGGGACACGCAATGCGGGCATTTGGCTACGAGGGAGACGTTCGCTCAGCGGACCAGCTTGTCCGCCTCGCGGACCATTTCCGTGACGGACCAGTCCGACAGGATCTGATCCCGATCGCGGGTGTAGTCGCCCTGGCCGGTTTCGTATTGCAGGAGCAAACGCATGGCGTTGACGTAGCCCAGCTCGCGGACGAGGATCTCCAGGCCTCGACGTCGCAGTTCAGCAGGATTGGGGATCAGGCTCACGCGGGCAACTCTCTCGTCAACGTCATCAAGTCGACTTCTGTCTTCTCGAGACTCGGTACGGTGTAATATGGCAGGTCAAAGCGTTACGGAACAGCGAAGGGTTGGTGACACATGCTCTACAAAGTGCCCCTCCTCCTCACCCCTCAGCCAGAAGGGGGTTTCACGGTTACTTCGCCGCTCCTGCCGGAATTGGCGGCGGAGGGCGACACTGCCGATGAAGCGCTCGGGAATGTTCGGGATGCGCTCGCCGCAGTTATCGAGATTTACCATGATCTGGGCCGGCCATTGCCTGCCTACGGATAGACCTTGTCCATCATTCGCGGATAGGCGATGGTTTCGCGGATGTGTTTGAGGCCGCAGATCCAGGCGACGGTTCGTTCGACGCCGAGGCCGAAGCCGCCGTGGGGGACGCTGCCGTAGCGGCGAAGGTCGAGGTACCACTCGTAGGGCCCGGTGGCCAGCCCTTCCTCGGCCATGCGCTCCAGCAGCACGTTCAGGTCATCCTCGCGCTGTGAGCCGCCGATGATCTCGCCGTAGCCGTCGGGGGCCAGCAGGTCGAAGTTGCGGACAACCCGCGGGTCTTCGTGATCTCGCTTCATATAAAACGCCTTGCAGCCGCGCGGATAGTGCGTGACG comes from Phycisphaerae bacterium and encodes:
- the nadA gene encoding quinolinate synthase NadA, with product MPYQPPLPPQYTDLSIEEMCERIRAHKQAFGRRLVILGHHYQQDDVIQFADFTGDSLKLSRQASQQKDAEFIVFCGVHFMAESADILSEGRVAVILPDLTAGCSMADMAALEQVEDAWQRLTAATDAKVIPITYVNSSAAIKAFCGQHDGACCTSSNARKVLEYALTQGDKVLFLPDQHLGRNTAYAMGHPLDSMVLYDPVLDAGGLTDEQIRNARFLLWNGYCSVHQVFTPQQCERVRAADPACKIIVHPECPWEVVQRADLAGSTEYIIKIITEAPEGSHWAVGTEINLVNRVANRYAGRKLVRSLADVQCLCSTMYRIDLPHLLWSLDELATGRVVNQIRVDEQTRHFARVALQRMLDNVSATPMAAK
- a CDS encoding heparinase II/III family protein, which encodes MSNRSQGVMFPCPLAVIIISTAMLLAVASAFGESPARVNVSTFYHAQARANAQTNGQRYDWARKQVDEAIAAAEPWLKTPDDELWRMIVPPKLKRAIMVNVNQGCPKCGMGIYGDRGPHPYPWLAWVEGHPWKVQCPNCKELFPKNDFGAFYESGIDPETGLFDPARADRKLLFNAEHADPRDPQHLYAVDDGSGWQRFPGGLKERDWYIGYHAYFGRSGRVASAIRSLATGYALTGRPIYAHKATILLDRLADVFPDYDGKREQFYNNVWGEYSDGLLGPNYWDGGMWAQRAIDYDMIREGIGQAPETLTFLGEKARQFKVPMPKTSVEDIRRNIEQRILIDGGRRRERIWMNGTITEMCRLKVELVLNGRDALKELVGKYMPAIVPPEHLNADGSGNERSTGYDAGAFGQYCSLIEELAAMDKDVVRAALESHPNLRAAFDFWPDIWCLEKYIPQIGDVGEPGATSGPRGSAGAYLVLFDLTGNARYAQAAMRIANGDASALPRNIYAAEPEELVQRAIEADKTSGPWHTPSIVKRDYQLGILRSGLGPDEQALWLFYSPKAGTSSHSHFDALNIGLFAFGLPLICEQGYPLYTGDWPARWAWTSNTRSHATVSVDNRCQRHSDGGKLLAFAGDNGVQLISAEAPTAYENVAVYRRTLVAAELGAGCVCYLDVFRIKGGREHTYNLPLFYGNLRVQGLTMIPHDDLHDGYVSQVQASPAESPWQAEADLCEEYEGLVRAHMRIHGPAADMTILTGRGEARWGKDDPRRLPYLFLRHQTNARELDSCFALVYEPYRERPFIDEGSVVIRPEAQAVHFEARLADGSGSFRLTCRDMGDSPVTAEGTRTLAGKSQDVKLSGIISTLPSR
- a CDS encoding type II toxin-antitoxin system HicB family antitoxin → MLYKVPLLLTPQPEGGFTVTSPLLPELAAEGDTADEALGNVRDALAAVIEIYHDLGRPLPAYG